GCGCAGGCAGACTGTTTTATCGAGGTCAAGAGTGTGACCTTGAAGGAAGACGGTCTGGGTTATTTCCCTGATGCGGTCAGTGTGAGGGCCAGCAAGCACCTGCGTGAGCTGGCAGCTATGGTGGAGGAAGGCAAGCGTGCAGTGATCTTCTTTTGCGTCTGTCATAGTGGCATCGACAGCGTCACTCCGGCCTGGCACATCGACCCTGATTATGCCCGGTTACTGCTACAGGTGGTTGAGCAGGGAGTCGAGGTGTTAGCCTGGCAGGTGGCCTTTAGTGAAGAAGGTATGCAGCTGCATAAGGAACTGCCGGTCTTACTGATGGCGCCCGTCAGTCGTCCAGCTCGCTAACCCATACTTGCTGCTGTGCGTCGATGCTGACCTGCAGCGGCTCTAATCCCTGCCCGACGCAGGGGCCGGCAATGCATTCGCCACTGCTGATGCTGAATAAGGCACCGTGTGTTGCACACTGAATAAATTCAGCACTGTAGTCGAGGAAGTCATCCGGTTGCCATTCCAGCGGTATGCCCCGATGCGGGCAGCGGTTCACATAGGCGTAGACTTGTTGGTTCTTGCGTACGGCAACAATGGCTGTTCCATTGTGCTGAAAACCACGGCTTTTTCCCTCGACAAGCTGCTCCAGCGGGCAGAGTAAGAACATGACGTATCTCCAGGTGACCGGTATGATGGGCGCGGTAAGGATATCGGAAGCCAAGGGTGAAATCGCGAACTCATGAGTAAGAAGCCGAACAAGAAACCAGCCGCTCGCAAGTCAGTAAAGGGAAGATCATGGTTAGGGCTGTTGATAAAGCTGATGCTGGTCGGTGTGGTCGTACTTGCCGGAGTGATGGCCTATCTCGATGCACAGATAGTCGAAAAGTTTGAAGGTAAACGCTGGGCTATCCCCGCCAAGGTGTATGCCCGCCCTCTGGAGATCTATGCCGGCCTCAGCCTGACTGACAAGCGCCTGAGTGCCGAGCTGGCGGCACTGGGCTATCGTCTGGTAGACAAGGTCGACAGTGTTGGACAGGTGCAGCGTAAAGGTGCGGGCGACTTTGTGATCTATGGCCGCAGCTTCAATTTTGCCGATGGTCGAGAGCCTGCTCAGCTCGGTGAGGTCGAGCTGGCTAATGGCCGGGTTCAGGCGCTGCGCGATGGCAAAGGTCATGACTTGCCCCTGATGCGTCTGGAGCCTCAGCTGATTGGTGGTTTCTATCCCAGTAAGAATGAAGATCGTGAGCTGGTCACACTGAAGGATGTACCGCCGCTGCTGGTCTCCACCCTGATCGCCGTCGAGGATCGTAACTTCTATTCCCACTGGGGCATTTCACTGCGTGGAATTACCCGCGCCATGCTGGCCAATATTCGCGCCGGGCGTTTTGTTCAGGGTGGCAGCACCCTGACCCAGCAACTGGTTAAGAACTTCTATCTGGATGACAACAGCCGCAGCCTGATTCGTAAGCTACGTGAGGCGCCCATGGCCCTGCTGCTGGAGATGCATTACAGCAAACAGGAGATCCTCGAGACATATCTGAATGAGGTGTACCTGGGGCAGGATGGCTCTCGTGCCATTCATGGCTTTGGTCAGGCCAGCCTGTTCTATTTCGGCCAGCCTGTAAACGAGCTGAATCCTGCGCAGATCAGTTTGCTGGTGGGGATGGTGAAAGGGCCGTCGTTATACAATCCACGACGTAATCCTAATACCGCTACCGAGCGGCGCAATGTGGTGCTGCAGGTATTGGCCGATCAGGGCATCATGCCGCAGTCCTATGCGGAGGGCTGGGCCAAGCAACCATTGGGTGTCAGTGATGTGCCGCTGCGCTCGAAAGGAGGCTATCCCGCTTTTATGCAGCTGGTCAGACAACAGCTTCAGCAGTACTACGATGCGGATACCCTGACCAGTGCCGGACTGAAAGTCTTCACTACTCTTGACCCCTATGTACAGCATACCGCCGAGCGCAGTTTGCAGGACGTCACTGCACAGCTGGATAAACGCTATGGCAAGCGTCTGGAAGGACTGGAAGGGGCCATGATTGTGACCAGCCCTAACACGGGCGAGATTCTCGCCATGGTGGGCGGGCGCGATCCACGCTTCCAGGGGTTCAACCGGGCGCTGGATGCTCACCGTCAGATTGGTTCGCTGGTCAAGCCTTCGGTCTATCTGTCGGCACTGGAGGAGTATCAGCAATATAACCTGGCGACGCCGCTGGATGATGGTCCGGTGGATATCAAGGCCGGTGATGGTACGCGCTGGAAACCACAGAACTTTGATCATCAGAGTCATGGCATGGTGCCTCTGTGGCAAGCTCTGGCAAAGTCCTACAACCAGTCTACGGCCCATCTCGGGCTGGCGGTCGGCCTGCCACGTATTGCCCAGACGTTACAGCGGCTGGGGATCACCAGTCAGATTGATGCCGTCCCTTCTTTATTACTTGGGGCTATCGATCTGACGCCTTTTGAAGTAACCCAGATGTATCAGACTATCGCCTCGCAGGGATTCTATATGCCCTTACGCGCGGTGACCGCGGTACTGGATGAGAAAGGCAAGCCGTTGCAGGAATCTTCACTGCACTTCCAGCCGAAACAGGTGGTCGATCCTCGTTTTATGGGGCTGGTCACCTATGGCATGGAACAGGTGGTGAATGAGGGAACATCACGGCAGATTCGTACCGTGCTGACCCCTGACATCTTTGCTGCCGGGAAGACCGGTACGACTAATGATCAGAAGGACAGCTGGTTTGCCGGCTTCACCGAAAACTATCTGGGTGTAGTGTGGCTGGGTAAGGACGACCCGCAACCGACTCCGCTGACGGGGGCGACGGGTGCACTGCAGGTCTGGATCGATATGATGAAGGGGCTTCAGCCTGCTGCCTGGCAACCCGCTCTGGCACCGGGCTTGAGTCAGGCCTGGGTGGACAGCAGCGGCAATCTGACGGATCAGGATTGTCCCGGAGCACGGCAGCTGCCTTTTATTCCTGGCTCAGAACCCAAGACGTTTAATAGTTGTCATTCTGCACCTGCTGCGCAGCCCGATGATGACGGGCAACAACGCAGCTGGTTTCAACGCTTGTTTGGAGGCTAATTGTGAGTACAACGATGTTTGCATCAGCGCCCAGAATAGTACGTGTGCGAGGACTGGCATTGCTGGCGTTCACAGCAATCATGGCAGGCTGTAGTTCTGTACAGACCGGACAGGTGCCAGTAGTGGACGCGACGGCCATGCCACAGCAGAGGCAGGTTCAGCAGGTTGAAAGCAGTGCGCAGTCCATGCCGCTGGATTCGTACGGTGGCGTGTCCGGTTCGGTAACGGTGGGCACGGGCGTATCCGGCAGTACTGACATGAACAGTAATTCAGGAGCTGATCTGAGTTCCGGCTCGGATCTCAGCAGCGAGATCAATAGTGATATCAACAGCGAGCAAAGTGGTGTGGGGGCTGGCGGTGCTGCAATGTCCAGCAGTGCTGGCCAGAGCAGTTTGCCCAGTACCAGCTCAATGAGCAGCTCATCACCAGCGGTACTGGCATTGCTCAGTCAATCTACCACTATGGCCAGCAGTGGTGATCTGGGGCAGGCGATCAGTCGTGCCGAGCGAGCGTTGCGTCTGGATCCTCGCGATCCCAACGTCTATCGCACCCTGATGGGGTTGTATGACAAGGCCGGTCAGCATGATCAGGCCAGAGAGATGGCCAGCCGCGGGCTCAGCGTTGCCCGCAGCGAAGCCGAGCGGTTACCGTTCAGAGCGCGTCTGGCTCAATAGCGGGCGCCTGTCGTACCAGCAGCAGGTGAACGGCCGCTACGGTACTTAACAGCAGAAAACTGGTCAGCCCCCAGAGGTTGTGGAGTAAGCCCACTTCCGGGGTGGAGAGTAACTCCAGACCAGCGAGCAGGCCGCACAGAGGGATGGCTTTGGCCATCCCTCTGCTTTTCCAGGCGACCAACAGCAGCGCCCCCGTCGTGATTACCCATAGAATAGTCTGCCACTGCAGTGCCCAGTCAAAACGACGGAACAGTTCAAAGCAGGCCATCAGCCCGAGCAGTCCTTTACCCCAAATCGCTTTCGCCCATGGGTTGGTCAGGGTGAGACTGAGTACGCCAAAGCCTATAAAACTTACCGCGACAAAATTCACCAGATTACGGCTGAGGTGCAGTGCATCCTTTACATCAGGTAACAGCCATTCGACCAGTCCTTGCGCCACAACCGCCAGATAACCCAGCATCAAGGCGGAGATAGTGGGATGTGCCGGTGCAGTCTGACGATGCCTCAACCCGATCAGCATCGTCAGTGCTACCGCCGCAATCAGCGTATTGGTAACAAGCATTGCCGTCATAGCTTGGCCATGACTCGCTCAGCAGCATCCAGAGTATGTTGCAGAGCCTGATCATCATGAGCCAGCGACATGAAGCAAGCTTCATAGAAAGCAGGGGCCAGATACACGCCTTCATTCAGCATTCCATGGAAGAAGTGGTTGAAGCGCTCTTTATCACAGGCCATCACCTCGCTGTAGCGATTGACCTGCTGCTGTTCGGTAAAGAACAGGCCGAACATGCCACCGACTTCATTCGTCAGAAAGGGAACACTCGCAGCACTGGCCCGTTCTCGCAG
This Pokkaliibacter sp. MBI-7 DNA region includes the following protein-coding sequences:
- a CDS encoding Rieske (2Fe-2S) protein, whose amino-acid sequence is MFLLCPLEQLVEGKSRGFQHNGTAIVAVRKNQQVYAYVNRCPHRGIPLEWQPDDFLDYSAEFIQCATHGALFSISSGECIAGPCVGQGLEPLQVSIDAQQQVWVSELDD
- the mrcB gene encoding penicillin-binding protein 1B, producing the protein MIKLMLVGVVVLAGVMAYLDAQIVEKFEGKRWAIPAKVYARPLEIYAGLSLTDKRLSAELAALGYRLVDKVDSVGQVQRKGAGDFVIYGRSFNFADGREPAQLGEVELANGRVQALRDGKGHDLPLMRLEPQLIGGFYPSKNEDRELVTLKDVPPLLVSTLIAVEDRNFYSHWGISLRGITRAMLANIRAGRFVQGGSTLTQQLVKNFYLDDNSRSLIRKLREAPMALLLEMHYSKQEILETYLNEVYLGQDGSRAIHGFGQASLFYFGQPVNELNPAQISLLVGMVKGPSLYNPRRNPNTATERRNVVLQVLADQGIMPQSYAEGWAKQPLGVSDVPLRSKGGYPAFMQLVRQQLQQYYDADTLTSAGLKVFTTLDPYVQHTAERSLQDVTAQLDKRYGKRLEGLEGAMIVTSPNTGEILAMVGGRDPRFQGFNRALDAHRQIGSLVKPSVYLSALEEYQQYNLATPLDDGPVDIKAGDGTRWKPQNFDHQSHGMVPLWQALAKSYNQSTAHLGLAVGLPRIAQTLQRLGITSQIDAVPSLLLGAIDLTPFEVTQMYQTIASQGFYMPLRAVTAVLDEKGKPLQESSLHFQPKQVVDPRFMGLVTYGMEQVVNEGTSRQIRTVLTPDIFAAGKTGTTNDQKDSWFAGFTENYLGVVWLGKDDPQPTPLTGATGALQVWIDMMKGLQPAAWQPALAPGLSQAWVDSSGNLTDQDCPGARQLPFIPGSEPKTFNSCHSAPAAQPDDDGQQRSWFQRLFGG
- a CDS encoding tetratricopeptide repeat protein; this encodes MSTTMFASAPRIVRVRGLALLAFTAIMAGCSSVQTGQVPVVDATAMPQQRQVQQVESSAQSMPLDSYGGVSGSVTVGTGVSGSTDMNSNSGADLSSGSDLSSEINSDINSEQSGVGAGGAAMSSSAGQSSLPSTSSMSSSSPAVLALLSQSTTMASSGDLGQAISRAERALRLDPRDPNVYRTLMGLYDKAGQHDQAREMASRGLSVARSEAERLPFRARLAQ